The Caloenas nicobarica isolate bCalNic1 chromosome Z, bCalNic1.hap1, whole genome shotgun sequence genome has a segment encoding these proteins:
- the RNPC3 gene encoding RNA-binding region-containing protein 3: MAAPGCEEARAAGPGFGAGPGLGVGPPHPGVPPHPGVARRRGRTLLVRHLPAELTAAEKEDLLKHFGAVSVRVLSDHGRLKHTAFATFPSENAAVKALSRLHQLKLLGHTLVVEFAKEQDNVQVFSQPSVSENCKSSEEPVKEEEKKEPSCVKIENGIAPNHGLTFPINSCLKYLYPPPSSTILANIANALASVPKFYVQVLHLMNKMNLPPPFGPITARPPMYEEYLPVPVPPPPIPPLPPEEPPLPDEEEEQLSSGDESEYESDDEEEKERMTKLMELATLQPKRPINTKKRGVRKRQRIKDLLNVPVCTPHSNLHPTLSPSDVFEQPQHVGHRKIEFNITTDIPAVLQINSEKEEKNDLYAATEEINNTGFGRIFPAPSSNDKMETEEEEDEIPSEFISRRDLEKNRLSREEMEKFSVFKNYEPGDPNCRIYVKNLAKQVQEKDLKFIFGRYVNFQSEEERNMFDIRLMKEGRMKGQAFIGLPNEKAAAKALKEANGYVLFEKPMVVQFARSARPKQDANEGKRKK, encoded by the exons ggggccggcccggggctgggggTCGGCCCACCTCACCCCGGCGTCCCGCCTCACCCCGGCgtggcgcggcggcggggccggacGCTGCTGGTGCGGCACCTGCCCGCCGAGCTGACGGCGGCGGAGAAGGAGGATCTGCTGAAGCACTTCGGAGCGGTGTCTGTGCGCGTCCTGTCAGACCACGGGCGGCTG aaaCATACTGCTTTTGCTACCTTTCCCAGTGAAAATGCAGCTGTGAAG GCTTTGTCAAGACTGCATCAGCTGAAACTTTTAGGTCACACCTTAGTTGTTGAATTTGCGAAGGAGCAAGATAATGTGCAGGTATTTAGCCAGCCTTCTGTCTCAGAGAATTGTAAAAG ttcagaaGAACCAgtgaaagaagaagagaagaaagaaccAAGCTGTGTTAAAATAGAGAATGGAATTGCACCCAACCATGG CCTCACCTTTCCCATCAATTCTTGCCTTAAATACTTGTATCCACCTCCTTCAAGTACAATTCTAGCAAATATAGCAAATGCCTTGGCAAGTGTGCCCAAATTTTATGTCCAG GTACTTCATCTTATGAATAAAATGAATCTTCCTCCACCTTTTGGACCGATTACTGCTCGCCCTCCCATG TATGAAGAGTATTTACCAGTGCCTGTGCCACCTCCTCCAATCCCACCTCTGCCTCCTGAAGAGCCTCCTTTGCCTGACGAGGAAGAAGAGCAACTATCTAGTGGAGATGAATCAGAATATGAAAGTGAtgatgaagaggaaaaggagag AATGACCAAGTTGATGGAATTAGCAACGCTTCAGCCTAAAAGACCAATAAACACAAAGAAGCGTGGTGttagaaaaaggcaaagaattAAAGACTTATTGAATGTTCCAGTGTGTACTCCTCACAG TAATTTGCACCCTACACTGTCACCTTCAGATGTCTTTGAGCAGCCACAGCATGTAGGTCATAGGAAAATTGAGTTCAATATTACTACTGACATCCCAGCTGTTCTTCAGATAAactcagaaaaagaagaaaaaaatg ATCTTTATGCAGCCACAGAAGAAATCAATAATACAGGCTTTGGAAGGATTTTCCCAGCTCCTAGCTCAAATGATAAAATGGaaactgaagaggaggaagatgaaataCCATCAGAATTTATTTCTAGAAGGGATCTAGAAAAAAACAGACTTTCTAGAGAAG aaatggaaaaattttctgttttcaaaaactaTGAGCCAGGTGATCCAAATTGCAGGATATATGTGAAGAATTTAGCTAAGCAAGTTCAAGAAAAG GATCTCAAGTTCATTTTTGGAAGATACGTTAACTTCCAGTCAGAAGAGGAACGAAATAT GTTTGATATACGTTTGATGAAAGAAGGCCGTATGAAGGGACAGGCTTTCATTGGACTTCCTaatgaaaaagcagctgctAAAGCTTTAAAAGAAGCAAATGGATATGTCTTATTTGAAAAACCCATGGTGGTt CAATTTGCTCGTTCAGCTAGGCCAAAACAGGATGCcaatgaagggaaaagaaaaaagtag